The Deltaproteobacteria bacterium DNA window CCGAGACAAGCGAGGCATAATCGCGCAGGTCGCCGTAGGCGGTCTGATACGAAAGGCCGGCCAGATGACGGGTGGCGGCGCCGGGCCGCAACAACAACCGGAGCGGTCGGTTCTTTCCGGCAAGCAAAAAAGCAACCTGGCCGCCGATAAAACCGCTGGCGCCCGTGACCAGCGTCAGGGAAGGAGAGGCGTTCTTTTTCATGGCTCAAGAGTCCTGTTGGCGTTAAAATGCACAATCATGCCGTCCGCGACTCACCATGGAAAGCTTAACTTCATCGAGCGCTTTCTTGTCAACCATCCTCTTCGTTTTTTACTGCAAAAACTCATCGACCTGCCGGTTTTGCTCAACTGGGCCCGCCTCGGGCGCGGCCTGTCGATTCTGGAAGCAGGGTGCGGAAACGGGCGGGTGGCGCGGCATCTTTCGGAAAAGCTGAAAACCAGAAGCTACACCGCCGTCGACATCGACCCCAAAATGGTCGCCCATGCCGAGTCGCTCACCGAAAAAAATTCGAGGCTGGTTTTTCAGGTGGCCGACCTCTGCAATCTCCCGTTTGACGACCGGGGCTTTGACGCCGTTGTGATGCTGGATGTTTTGCATCATCTGCAAAACTGGAAAAAGGGGGTGAAGGAAATTCACCGGGCGCTTAAAAAAGGGGGGAGGCTTTGCTTAAGGGAATACAGCATCGAAACCTTTTCCTTCCCCCTTTTGGGCCTCCTCTTTCGAACCCTTTTTGACCACCCCTACGAATTCATGTTCGATCAGCCGGAACTTCTGTCGTTTATCCGCAAAAACGGCTTTGAAATCACCCATCAAAACGACATGTCATGGCTGTTGATGCTCGTGGCGGTGAAAAAATAGGGGAAAATAACAATTCAGTCTCGGCTGTTTTCTTTCGGTTCCATCGGAACTCGCGGTTTTTGGAATCGCCACTTCACTTGTCGGTTGGACTTTGGCTTGCTCCGGTTGGCGATTTTACTGTGGTGCGCTCAAACAGCCGATGGAACCTCAAGAAAGCCACCCGAAACTGAATTGTTACAAAAGAAATTTTTCGCAGTTGACATTTTTTTTAAACGTACCTAGGAAGCGAAGGTATGAATCGAAAGAAGAGGGAGGGGTTGATTCTCGACGCCGCGATTCGTGTCTTTGCCCGCCAGGGTTATCCCGCCACATCCGTCTCCGAAATCATCGACGAAGCCCAGGTTGCGCGCGGCACTTTTTACCTTTACTTCAAAAGCAAAAAAGATGTCTTCAACACCCTGATCGACCGTTTTTTTACGGAACTTTCCCAAAACACGACGAAGATCAACGCCCTTGGCGCCCCTCCGGGGGCCGATTTAAGCGTTGTGTTCAGGCAGTTGGCCGGCGACTTTATCGCCACCATCACCAAAAACCGCCTGCTCACCAAAATCATGCTGATTGACTCGCGCGGTCTCGATGGCGCCTTCGACGCAAAGATCTCCCAGTTCTACGACCAGCTGGCGCGGATCATCCAGCACAATCTCGATGCCAACATCAAGGCGGGCATCTTCCGCAATTGCGACACGGCTGTCGCGGCCCGGTGCATGGTGGGAAGCGTCAAGGAACTGGCCGCCTCGTGGGTGATGGGCGAAGGCATGGAGATCGAGCCGGTCATCCAGGGGTTGATCGACTACCTGCTAAATGGCCTGACTCCTTTTTATGTCCCCGCCGAAAAGGTTGCCGCCGCGGAAGAGGCCAAATCGCTTCCGCGTATCGGGGTCAATTTTCATTAAAGGATGGGTATGCATAAGAGGCGTTTTCGAGTGACGAAATACGACCTTTTGAAGGGGTATTTTTTCCTTTTTGGGTTCCCCAAAGACGGGTTTGTCTCCATCGATGTCACCAACAAGTGCAACCTCCGGTGCAAACACTGCTATTTTTTTGAGCAGGACGTGGAAGAACACGAACTGAAGGCCGAGGAATGGTACGAAAAGCTCCTCGAGATGAAAAAAAACAGGACAATCCCCTTTTTGCAATGCACCTGGGTGGGGGGAGAACCGCTCCTCCGGAAAGACTTGATCGACAAGGGGCGCAGGCTTTTCAAATACAACACCGTCGTCACCAACGGGTCGTTTCCCATTCCCGACTGGAGGGACAACATCAATTTTTACATCTCCATCGACGGCGACGAGGAGCGTCATGATCTGGTGAGGAACAGGCAGGGCCTGTACCGGAAAATCAAAAAGACCATTGCGGAGTCACCCGTTCCGGTGACGGTGGCCTTTTGCATCAACGCCCTGAATCACCAGTCGGTTGAAAAGTGCTTTCACGAATGGAGAAACCACCCGAACGTCAAAAATTTTTGCTTTGATTTTTACACCCCCATCGAGACACTCTCCGACGATCTCGCCTTGAGCCGGGAGTTGCGCGATTCCCTCTGCGACCGGTTGCTCAAGTTGAAAAACCAATACCCCGATTTTCTGGCGGTGGACCGCGAGGTGATTGCCCTCATGCGTTCGGACAAGTGCCGGCCGGTGACCGACAACTGCGTCTTTTCAAAGAGGGCCTCGTCGTTCGATCCGTCGGGCGTCCGCAAGGCCAAGTGCATGCTGGGGGACAAGGCCGACTGCGACCGGTGCGGCTGTGTAGTCCCCTTTTATATGTATTCGCTCACGCACAAGCCCACCGTCATCAAAAACACCCTGCGCAAATGGTTCGTGGAGCCGTTTCGGCGGACGAAAGTGCGGCAGGCACATTCGGTGGATCAGCCTGTCTTGTCATAAAAAGGCAGGGGCGGCAACAGGAACAACCGGCATTCCTGCTGGCGCCATAACCGGGGCCAAGGCCGCACCGGCGGCGAGGGCGGCGTTTCCCATCAAGGCAGACTGTGGCGTCATCGCCGGATTCCATCCCATATAACTGCTGGCCGAAACGACCGGCGGAGTCCAGAAGGGATTTCCGACAACATCATCATTCGCGGCGCCTTGATGGACTTGTGTCTGACCAAGACGTCTGGTATCGAAAGGGGTGACTGGGTCGGCGGCGGTTTCGGTTGTCTCTTGAGGGGCAAAAAAGATATTGCCGCCTCCCTTTGGGCCTCCTTTTGGGGGAGCCGGTTTTTTGGCGGTTCTCAATTCTGCCTTGATCTTTTCGGCCAGTTCGCGCAAAAGCGGCGTCCCGTCGCCGATTTTGGTGAAAATAAATGTGTTAAACGGCGTGCCAAAACTCTCCACACGGCGCTCAAGGCCGAGGGCAAGCGCCTCCTCTTCGGTAAAGGGGACCCCTTCCCCATCCGGCGAGCGGGTATGAAGGACCAGACGTCCGCCGGGTTTTAGCGCGTCGGCCAGTTGAAACACAAAGGCGCGCGCCAGCGTTTTGTCGGTCCTGTTAAACGTGAGGGTTTGTAGAACATTCAGGCAAACAATCAGGTCGTGCTTTTTCTCGGGGAGCGGGTCGGTCAGAAAGTTAAGATCCATGGTGGAAATTTTTCCGGGGAGCCTCTCATTGGCCGGAAGATAAAAATTGGAATCACGAAGATAAGAGAGGGGATCGTAACGGGGGGGAACAAACCGGTGTACATAGTTCCGGTATTCCGGATCACTCTTGTAGAGGTCGGGTTCCACTT harbors:
- a CDS encoding TetR/AcrR family transcriptional regulator is translated as MNRKKREGLILDAAIRVFARQGYPATSVSEIIDEAQVARGTFYLYFKSKKDVFNTLIDRFFTELSQNTTKINALGAPPGADLSVVFRQLAGDFIATITKNRLLTKIMLIDSRGLDGAFDAKISQFYDQLARIIQHNLDANIKAGIFRNCDTAVAARCMVGSVKELAASWVMGEGMEIEPVIQGLIDYLLNGLTPFYVPAEKVAAAEEAKSLPRIGVNFH
- a CDS encoding radical SAM protein: MTKYDLLKGYFFLFGFPKDGFVSIDVTNKCNLRCKHCYFFEQDVEEHELKAEEWYEKLLEMKKNRTIPFLQCTWVGGEPLLRKDLIDKGRRLFKYNTVVTNGSFPIPDWRDNINFYISIDGDEERHDLVRNRQGLYRKIKKTIAESPVPVTVAFCINALNHQSVEKCFHEWRNHPNVKNFCFDFYTPIETLSDDLALSRELRDSLCDRLLKLKNQYPDFLAVDREVIALMRSDKCRPVTDNCVFSKRASSFDPSGVRKAKCMLGDKADCDRCGCVVPFYMYSLTHKPTVIKNTLRKWFVEPFRRTKVRQAHSVDQPVLS
- a CDS encoding class I SAM-dependent methyltransferase is translated as MPSATHHGKLNFIERFLVNHPLRFLLQKLIDLPVLLNWARLGRGLSILEAGCGNGRVARHLSEKLKTRSYTAVDIDPKMVAHAESLTEKNSRLVFQVADLCNLPFDDRGFDAVVMLDVLHHLQNWKKGVKEIHRALKKGGRLCLREYSIETFSFPLLGLLFRTLFDHPYEFMFDQPELLSFIRKNGFEITHQNDMSWLLMLVAVKK